A region of uncultured Anaeromusa sp. DNA encodes the following proteins:
- a CDS encoding alpha/beta fold hydrolase, translating into MKDHVWITSRGGRLSTMVHQPDSFRPGTPVVVCSHGFTGNKVGYNHLTVHLASYLEKLGYAVVRFDFLGSGDSDGTFEADTLVSGWREDLANVVAWVKDQEHWKDSPVILYGHSLGGLVTLLHPADVRIAGRMLFAPVTKAIENFRDVILGPELWSKALQGETVANFFEKAFSLGPQFVQDLVKNQYQPIQTAAALDTPLFIVHGTEDVVVPLAGSQELYEAYGAPKELAVTRFAHGAQGHQEQLQALFGDWLDKQTQIKIGS; encoded by the coding sequence ATGAAAGATCATGTGTGGATTACCAGCCGTGGCGGACGCCTTTCAACCATGGTGCATCAGCCGGACTCGTTTCGGCCAGGGACGCCTGTGGTTGTGTGCAGTCACGGTTTTACAGGCAATAAAGTAGGCTATAATCATCTGACAGTGCATTTGGCTTCGTATTTGGAAAAACTGGGCTATGCTGTAGTTCGTTTTGATTTTCTGGGCTCTGGAGACAGCGATGGCACCTTTGAGGCCGATACGTTGGTCAGCGGTTGGCGAGAAGACTTAGCCAATGTAGTGGCTTGGGTCAAAGACCAGGAACACTGGAAGGATTCACCGGTAATTCTTTATGGGCACAGTCTTGGCGGCTTGGTGACGCTCTTGCATCCGGCAGACGTACGAATTGCCGGGCGCATGCTTTTTGCGCCAGTAACCAAGGCGATCGAAAATTTCCGGGATGTGATTCTAGGGCCGGAATTGTGGAGCAAAGCGCTGCAAGGTGAAACCGTTGCTAATTTCTTTGAAAAGGCTTTTTCCTTGGGGCCGCAATTTGTTCAGGACTTAGTAAAAAATCAGTATCAACCGATTCAAACAGCAGCCGCTTTGGATACGCCGCTTTTTATTGTGCATGGCACAGAAGATGTGGTGGTGCCGCTTGCGGGTTCGCAGGAATTATATGAGGCCTATGGCGCTCCCAAAGAATTGGCGGTGACTCGCTTTGCTCATGGTGCCCAAGGGCATCAGGAACAGTTGCAGGCGCTTTTTGGAGATTGGTTGGATAAACAAACACAAATAAAAATAGGAAGCTGA
- a CDS encoding AzlD domain-containing protein, translated as MREEYWLIILVMAVATYATRVGSFLLLRLTGLPKGLERWTAQVPTGILAALVVPALLLPQGQIDVSWHNSYLVAGAAAAWVAWRTSQAVWTMAAGLGVMGLLRLGGI; from the coding sequence ATGCGTGAAGAATACTGGCTGATCATTCTGGTGATGGCTGTTGCTACGTATGCTACGCGGGTGGGGAGCTTTCTGCTGTTGCGTCTGACAGGTTTGCCGAAAGGCTTGGAGCGTTGGACGGCGCAGGTGCCTACAGGTATTTTGGCGGCGCTGGTGGTGCCGGCTTTGCTTCTACCGCAAGGACAGATCGATGTGTCTTGGCATAACAGCTATCTTGTAGCAGGCGCAGCGGCTGCCTGGGTAGCGTGGAGGACCAGCCAGGCTGTATGGACGATGGCTGCAGGCCTTGGCGTTATGGGGTTATTGCGCTTGGGCGGAATTTGA